The Streptomonospora litoralis genome window below encodes:
- a CDS encoding glycosyltransferase has translation MTIVDDGAAEGPEEAAGIRAQESAAPPRPWIRRNDYTDLQVPALGAWEPRLDVSVVVPAHGHQDKLDLVLAALAAQSYPGHLMEVVVVDDGSTPPLRMPEVRPENARLITADDGGWGSAHAVNCGVAASEGAVVLRLDADMLVYRDHVESQLRWHHLADYAAVLGHKLFVPFTPGEPSAEEVHAAVAAGRTADLFDAAAAERHWIERIIDRTEALTAADHLAYRVFIGATGSLHRTLFDEAGGLAGELVLGGDSEFAYRLAQTGAVFVPDSESSSWHLGRTQMQTRREAGARYRHPYVAARVPDFENRRKQGPRQWMVPYVDVVVDVTGVSLEDADTTVAALLGGGTADVRVTLLGPWSKLTEERRSPLEEELLDLRLIRETFRGESRVVFADAEPQRDPNVPFRLVMPAGVHPTRSFLERITQAANRNSAGLLRVTAPGVAAHGPGSMRLERTAAFARARRLGAGGEGLDDAIDRLWGQHWIGGQGLFVEGEDDADAVPHDWRGRLRKAEEEAAAQRARADRLERRLRWLGRGLPRRLADRLTR, from the coding sequence TTGACGATCGTCGACGACGGCGCCGCGGAGGGCCCCGAGGAGGCGGCCGGCATCCGCGCGCAGGAGTCCGCGGCCCCGCCCCGGCCCTGGATCCGCCGCAACGATTACACGGACCTGCAGGTGCCCGCGCTCGGCGCCTGGGAGCCCCGCCTGGACGTGAGCGTGGTCGTCCCCGCCCACGGGCACCAGGACAAGCTCGACCTGGTGCTGGCCGCGCTGGCCGCGCAGAGTTATCCCGGACACCTCATGGAGGTGGTCGTCGTCGACGACGGCAGCACGCCGCCGCTGCGCATGCCCGAGGTGCGTCCCGAGAACGCCCGGCTGATCACGGCCGACGACGGGGGATGGGGCTCGGCACACGCGGTCAACTGCGGTGTCGCCGCCTCCGAGGGGGCGGTGGTGCTGCGTCTGGACGCCGACATGCTCGTGTACCGGGACCACGTCGAATCGCAGCTGCGCTGGCACCACCTCGCCGACTACGCCGCGGTGCTCGGGCACAAGCTGTTCGTCCCCTTCACCCCCGGCGAGCCGAGCGCCGAGGAGGTCCACGCCGCCGTCGCCGCGGGGCGGACGGCCGACCTGTTCGACGCCGCCGCGGCCGAGCGGCACTGGATCGAGAGAATCATCGACCGCACCGAGGCGCTGACGGCCGCCGACCACCTGGCCTACCGGGTGTTCATCGGCGCCACCGGATCGCTGCACCGCACCCTGTTCGACGAGGCCGGGGGACTGGCGGGCGAACTCGTGCTGGGCGGCGACTCCGAGTTCGCCTACCGCCTCGCCCAGACCGGTGCCGTGTTCGTGCCCGACTCCGAATCCAGCAGCTGGCACCTCGGACGCACCCAGATGCAGACCCGGCGCGAGGCCGGCGCCCGGTACCGCCACCCCTACGTCGCCGCGCGCGTGCCGGACTTCGAGAACCGGCGCAAGCAGGGTCCGCGGCAGTGGATGGTGCCCTACGTCGACGTGGTGGTCGACGTGACCGGGGTATCGCTGGAGGACGCCGACACCACGGTGGCCGCGCTGCTGGGCGGCGGCACCGCCGATGTGCGGGTCACGCTGCTGGGCCCGTGGTCGAAGCTGACCGAGGAGCGCCGCTCGCCGCTGGAGGAGGAGCTGCTGGATCTGCGGCTGATCCGCGAGACCTTCCGGGGTGAGAGCCGGGTGGTCTTCGCCGACGCCGAGCCCCAACGCGACCCGAACGTGCCCTTCCGGCTGGTGATGCCCGCCGGAGTCCACCCGACGCGGAGCTTCCTGGAGCGCATCACCCAGGCCGCGAACAGGAATTCGGCGGGGCTGCTGCGGGTCACGGCGCCCGGGGTGGCCGCGCACGGTCCGGGTTCGATGCGGTTGGAGCGCACCGCGGCCTTCGCCCGGGCACGCAGGCTGGGCGCCGGCGGAGAAGGGCTCGACGACGCCATCGACCGGCTGTGGGGCCAGCACTGGATCGGCGGTCAGGGGCTCTTCGTCGAAGGCGAGGACGACGCGGACGCAGTGCCGCACGACTGGCGGGGGCGGCTGCGCAAGGCCGAGGAGGAGGCGGCGGCCCAGCGGGCGCGGGCCGACCGCCTGGAACGGCGGTTGCGCTGGCTCGGTCGCGGGCTGCCGCGGCGGCTGGCCGACCGGTTGACCCGCTGA
- a CDS encoding MaoC family dehydratase: protein MRTFTDLAELVAAKGEHLGYSDWHTVTQESIDKFADATGDHQWIHVDREKAEQGPFGGTIAHGFLTLSLLSAFSPQVWRLEKAPTMAINYGLNRVRFLQPVRSGARVRDGIELADARETKNGMLLTFRHTVEIEGEERDALAAEGLSLIVP, encoded by the coding sequence ATGCGGACCTTCACCGACCTCGCCGAACTCGTCGCCGCCAAGGGCGAGCACCTCGGCTACAGCGACTGGCACACCGTCACCCAGGAATCCATCGACAAGTTCGCCGACGCGACCGGCGACCACCAGTGGATCCACGTCGACCGCGAGAAGGCCGAGCAGGGCCCGTTCGGCGGGACCATCGCCCACGGGTTCCTCACCCTGTCCCTGCTGTCGGCCTTCAGCCCGCAGGTGTGGCGGCTGGAGAAGGCGCCCACGATGGCGATCAACTACGGCCTGAACCGCGTCCGCTTCCTGCAGCCGGTGCGTTCGGGCGCGCGGGTGCGCGACGGCATCGAACTCGCCGACGCCCGCGAGACCAAGAACGGGATGCTGCTGACCTTCCGGCACACCGTCGAGATCGAGGGCGAGGAGCGCGACGCGCTCGCCGCGGAGGGGCTCAGCCTCATCGTGCCCTGA